The proteins below are encoded in one region of Cololabis saira isolate AMF1-May2022 chromosome 13, fColSai1.1, whole genome shotgun sequence:
- the slc5a9 gene encoding sodium/glucose cotransporter 4 isoform X1, whose product MAAGTTSPGLTTAGPPSRLGVDPADIAVVVVYFIIVMVIGIWSSCRANRTTVRGYFLAGRSMTWWPIGASLMSSNVGSGLFIGLAGTGAAGGIAVGGFEWNAAWVLVALGWIFIPVYISAGVVTMPEYLAKRFGGRRIQIYMSVLSLILYVFTKISTDIFSGALFIQVSFGWNLYLSTGILLLVTAAYTVAGGLAAVIYTDALQTLIMVGGAFTLMFIAFSKVGWYEGLVDGYMSSVPSVTVVNTTCHLPRHDAFHMFRDAVTGDLPWPGLLFGLTVLATWVWCTDQVIVQRSLSAKSLSHAKGGSVLGAYLKVLPMFFIVMPGMISRALFPDDVACVDPELCQSICGASVGCSNIAYPKLVVELMPVGLRGLMLAVILAALMSSLTSIFNSSSTLFTLDLYHKARPAASERELMIVGRVFILFLMCISLLWIPIIQSANSGQLFEYIQSVTSFLAPPITAVFLMAIFWPRANEQGAFWGLMTGLVVGLIRMVLEFTYAAPSCGQPDHRPSVVADVHYLYFALILLALTCLVIAAVSLATAPIPQEHLHRLTWWSRYSLDPRVDLVPSQAAPAPVSRASAEAEPSPQPGWKKAVLWLCGLSGPASEAAPPEPEGSTVDLLREKPVWRSVCNANAMLLLAANVFLWGYFA is encoded by the exons ATGGCTGCAG GGACAACATCTCCTGGTCTGACCACTGCAGGACCTCCCAGTCGCCTCGGGGTTGATCCCGCAGACATCGCTGTGGTGGTTGTCTACTTCATTATTGTGATGGTGATTGGAATCTGG TCATCGTGTCGAGCCAATCGCACGACTGTGCGGGGATATTTCCTGGCCGGCCGTTCAATGACCTGGTGGCCT ATTGGCGCCTCCTTGATGTCCAGTAATGTTGGCAGCGGTTTGTTCATTGGTCTGGCAGGAACAGGAGCAGCTGGAGGGATCGCTGTGGGAGGATTCGAATGGAAT GCAGCGTGGGTTCTGGTGGCCCTGGGCTGGATCTTTATCCCCGTCTACATCTCCGCCGGTGTGGTGACCATGCCTGAATATCTGGCCAAGCGCTTCGGAGGCCGACGGATACAGATATACATGTCTGTCCTGTCACTGATTCTTTATGTCTTCACTAAAATATCA aCTGATATCTTCTCAGGGGCATTATTCATCCAGGTGTCATTTGGCTGGAATCTCTACCTGTCTACAGGGATCCTGCTGCTGGTTACTGCTGCCTACACTGTagcag GTGGTTTGGCAGCAGTCATCTACACTGATGCACTCCAGACTCTGATCATGGTTGGAGGTGCCTTCACACTAATGTTCATAG CCTTCTCCAAGGTTGGCTGGTACGAGGGTCTGGTGGATGGCTACATGTCCAGTGTTCCCTCGGTGACGGTGGTCAACACCACCTGCCACCTCCCTCGTCATGATGCGTTCCACATGTTCAGAGACGCCGTGACGGGGGATCTGCCCTGGCCCGGTCTGCTGTTCGGGCTCACCGTGCTGGCCACATGGGTCTGGTGCACGGACCAG GTGATCGTTCAGAGGTCTCTGTCAGCCAAATCCTTGTCTCACGCTAAAGGAGGAAGTGTTCTGGGAGCCTACCTCAAAGTGCTGCCCATGTTCTTCATCGTGATGCCTGGCATGATCAGCCGAGCACTTTTCCCCG ATGATGTTGCGTGTGTGGATCCAGAGTTATGTCAGAGTATTTGTGGAGCGTCTGTTGGCTGCTCCAACATCGCTTATCCTAAACTGGTGGTGGAGCTCATGCCTGTGG GTCTCCGTGGTCTGATGCTGGCCGTCATCCTGGCAGCTCTGATGTCGTCTCTGACCTCCATCTTTAACAGCAGCTCCACCCTGTTCACTCTGGACCTCTACCACAAAGCCCGGCCTGCAGCGTCGGAGCGGGAGCTCATGATCGTTGGAAG ggTTTTTATCCTCTTCTTGATGTGCATCAGCCTGTTGTGGATCCCCATCATCCAGTCGGCCAACAGCGGGCAGCTGTTTGAGTACATCCAGTCAGTGACCAGCTTCCTGGCCCCGCCCATAACTGCTGTCTTCCTCATGGCAATCTTCTGGCCTCGCGCCAACGAGCAG GGTGCATTCTGGGGTCTGATGACGGGCCTTGTGGTGGGACTGATCCGTATGGTCCTGGAGTTCACCTACGCAGCTCCTTCCTGCGGTCAGCCGGATCACCGGCCTTCTGTCGTGGCCGATGTGCACTACCTTTACTTCGCTCTCATCCTCCTGGCCCTCACCTGTCTGGTCATTGCTGCCGTCAGTCTGGCCACGGCTCCAATACCCCAAGAACAT CTCCACAGACTGACCTGGTGGTCCCGGTACAGCCTGGACCCCCGTGTGGACCTGGTCCCCTCCCAGGCAGCGCCGGCTCCCGTGAGCCGGGCCAGCGCCGAGGCTGAACCCTCGCCCCAGCCCGGCTGGAAGAAGGCCGTCCTGTGGCTCTGCGGCCTGAGCGGTCCGGCCTCCGAAGCCGCTCCTCCGGAGCCCGAAGGCTCCACCGTGGACCTCCTGCGGGAGAAGCCCGTGTGGAGGAGCGTCTGCAACGCCAACgccatgctgctgctggccGCCAACGTGTTTCTGTGGGGCTACTTCGCATGA
- the slc5a9 gene encoding sodium/glucose cotransporter 4 isoform X2, with product MPEYLAKRFGGRRIQIYMSVLSLILYVFTKISTDIFSGALFIQVSFGWNLYLSTGILLLVTAAYTVAGGLAAVIYTDALQTLIMVGGAFTLMFIAFSKVGWYEGLVDGYMSSVPSVTVVNTTCHLPRHDAFHMFRDAVTGDLPWPGLLFGLTVLATWVWCTDQVIVQRSLSAKSLSHAKGGSVLGAYLKVLPMFFIVMPGMISRALFPDDVACVDPELCQSICGASVGCSNIAYPKLVVELMPVGLRGLMLAVILAALMSSLTSIFNSSSTLFTLDLYHKARPAASERELMIVGRVFILFLMCISLLWIPIIQSANSGQLFEYIQSVTSFLAPPITAVFLMAIFWPRANEQGAFWGLMTGLVVGLIRMVLEFTYAAPSCGQPDHRPSVVADVHYLYFALILLALTCLVIAAVSLATAPIPQEHLHRLTWWSRYSLDPRVDLVPSQAAPAPVSRASAEAEPSPQPGWKKAVLWLCGLSGPASEAAPPEPEGSTVDLLREKPVWRSVCNANAMLLLAANVFLWGYFA from the exons ATGCCTGAATATCTGGCCAAGCGCTTCGGAGGCCGACGGATACAGATATACATGTCTGTCCTGTCACTGATTCTTTATGTCTTCACTAAAATATCA aCTGATATCTTCTCAGGGGCATTATTCATCCAGGTGTCATTTGGCTGGAATCTCTACCTGTCTACAGGGATCCTGCTGCTGGTTACTGCTGCCTACACTGTagcag GTGGTTTGGCAGCAGTCATCTACACTGATGCACTCCAGACTCTGATCATGGTTGGAGGTGCCTTCACACTAATGTTCATAG CCTTCTCCAAGGTTGGCTGGTACGAGGGTCTGGTGGATGGCTACATGTCCAGTGTTCCCTCGGTGACGGTGGTCAACACCACCTGCCACCTCCCTCGTCATGATGCGTTCCACATGTTCAGAGACGCCGTGACGGGGGATCTGCCCTGGCCCGGTCTGCTGTTCGGGCTCACCGTGCTGGCCACATGGGTCTGGTGCACGGACCAG GTGATCGTTCAGAGGTCTCTGTCAGCCAAATCCTTGTCTCACGCTAAAGGAGGAAGTGTTCTGGGAGCCTACCTCAAAGTGCTGCCCATGTTCTTCATCGTGATGCCTGGCATGATCAGCCGAGCACTTTTCCCCG ATGATGTTGCGTGTGTGGATCCAGAGTTATGTCAGAGTATTTGTGGAGCGTCTGTTGGCTGCTCCAACATCGCTTATCCTAAACTGGTGGTGGAGCTCATGCCTGTGG GTCTCCGTGGTCTGATGCTGGCCGTCATCCTGGCAGCTCTGATGTCGTCTCTGACCTCCATCTTTAACAGCAGCTCCACCCTGTTCACTCTGGACCTCTACCACAAAGCCCGGCCTGCAGCGTCGGAGCGGGAGCTCATGATCGTTGGAAG ggTTTTTATCCTCTTCTTGATGTGCATCAGCCTGTTGTGGATCCCCATCATCCAGTCGGCCAACAGCGGGCAGCTGTTTGAGTACATCCAGTCAGTGACCAGCTTCCTGGCCCCGCCCATAACTGCTGTCTTCCTCATGGCAATCTTCTGGCCTCGCGCCAACGAGCAG GGTGCATTCTGGGGTCTGATGACGGGCCTTGTGGTGGGACTGATCCGTATGGTCCTGGAGTTCACCTACGCAGCTCCTTCCTGCGGTCAGCCGGATCACCGGCCTTCTGTCGTGGCCGATGTGCACTACCTTTACTTCGCTCTCATCCTCCTGGCCCTCACCTGTCTGGTCATTGCTGCCGTCAGTCTGGCCACGGCTCCAATACCCCAAGAACAT CTCCACAGACTGACCTGGTGGTCCCGGTACAGCCTGGACCCCCGTGTGGACCTGGTCCCCTCCCAGGCAGCGCCGGCTCCCGTGAGCCGGGCCAGCGCCGAGGCTGAACCCTCGCCCCAGCCCGGCTGGAAGAAGGCCGTCCTGTGGCTCTGCGGCCTGAGCGGTCCGGCCTCCGAAGCCGCTCCTCCGGAGCCCGAAGGCTCCACCGTGGACCTCCTGCGGGAGAAGCCCGTGTGGAGGAGCGTCTGCAACGCCAACgccatgctgctgctggccGCCAACGTGTTTCTGTGGGGCTACTTCGCATGA